A stretch of Macadamia integrifolia cultivar HAES 741 chromosome 7, SCU_Mint_v3, whole genome shotgun sequence DNA encodes these proteins:
- the LOC122084423 gene encoding craniofacial development protein 1 isoform X2, whose protein sequence is MEGQQRHSGADVGEKDELLVASVQEVVEVDPVPNPQAQREENERKARVNAVWEQLNKGVSIKIPQSFAKQPASASKKMERKTSQSWMTALGLVPNKSGSSGQELPQKRPSVSQNGTSEEAKKIAAAAILAVKDATAAAANAAMNRGKIEIKEVRDFAGQEIEVKKLVDADSEEATEKAKASAGPVSAVDAVLEQIKKKPKLSVLDKTKKDWGEFKDENKGLEDELDAYKKSSNQYLDRVSFLQRADYREFERERDSRLALQAKRRPDMREEQ, encoded by the exons ATGGAGGGCCAGCAAAGACATTCAG GTGCTGATGTAGGAGAAAAAGATGAGCTTTTGGTTGCATCTGTCCAAGAAGTTGTAGAAGTTGATCCCGTTCCCAATCCACAGGCTCAACGTGAAGAAAATG AAAGGAAAGCCCGGGTTAATGCTGTATGGGAACAACTAAACAAGGGCGTATCAATTAAGATTCCTCAGTCATTTGCAAAGCAGCCTGCTTCAGCTAGTAAAAAGATGGAGCGGAAGACTTCCCAA AGTTGGATGACTGCTCTTGGACTGGTGCCCAACAAGTCAGGATCATCTGGGCAAGAATTGCCACAAAAGAGACCTAGTGTTTCACAAAATGGTACCAGCGAGGAGGCCAAGAAAATTGCTGCTGCTGCCATATTGGCTGTCAAGGATGCTACTGCAGCAGCTGCCAATGCTGCCATGAACAGGGGAAAAATAGAG ATCAAGGAGGTTCGAGACTTTGCTGGTCAGGAGATTGAAGTGAAGAAGCTTGTTGATGCTGACTCGGAGGAGGCAACTGAAAAAGCCAAAGCTTCTGCTGGACCAGTCTCTGCTGTTGATGCCGTTCTTGAACAGATTAAGAAGAAACCAAAACTCAGCGTGCTTGACAAGACAAAGAAGGACTGGGGAGAATTCAAGGACGAAAACAAGGGGCTGGAAGACGAGTTGGATGCCTACAAGAAGAGCTCAAACCAATATCTAGACAGGGTTTCCTTTTTGCAAAGAGCTGACTACCGGGAATTTGAGCGGGAGCGGGATTCCCGTCTGGCTTTGCAGGCCAAGAGGAGGCCGGACATGCGAGAGGAGCAATAG
- the LOC122084423 gene encoding craniofacial development protein 1 isoform X1, which yields MEEPSRQSIAPGADVGEKDELLVASVQEVVEVDPVPNPQAQREENERKARVNAVWEQLNKGVSIKIPQSFAKQPASASKKMERKTSQSWMTALGLVPNKSGSSGQELPQKRPSVSQNGTSEEAKKIAAAAILAVKDATAAAANAAMNRGKIEIKEVRDFAGQEIEVKKLVDADSEEATEKAKASAGPVSAVDAVLEQIKKKPKLSVLDKTKKDWGEFKDENKGLEDELDAYKKSSNQYLDRVSFLQRADYREFERERDSRLALQAKRRPDMREEQ from the exons GTGCTGATGTAGGAGAAAAAGATGAGCTTTTGGTTGCATCTGTCCAAGAAGTTGTAGAAGTTGATCCCGTTCCCAATCCACAGGCTCAACGTGAAGAAAATG AAAGGAAAGCCCGGGTTAATGCTGTATGGGAACAACTAAACAAGGGCGTATCAATTAAGATTCCTCAGTCATTTGCAAAGCAGCCTGCTTCAGCTAGTAAAAAGATGGAGCGGAAGACTTCCCAA AGTTGGATGACTGCTCTTGGACTGGTGCCCAACAAGTCAGGATCATCTGGGCAAGAATTGCCACAAAAGAGACCTAGTGTTTCACAAAATGGTACCAGCGAGGAGGCCAAGAAAATTGCTGCTGCTGCCATATTGGCTGTCAAGGATGCTACTGCAGCAGCTGCCAATGCTGCCATGAACAGGGGAAAAATAGAG ATCAAGGAGGTTCGAGACTTTGCTGGTCAGGAGATTGAAGTGAAGAAGCTTGTTGATGCTGACTCGGAGGAGGCAACTGAAAAAGCCAAAGCTTCTGCTGGACCAGTCTCTGCTGTTGATGCCGTTCTTGAACAGATTAAGAAGAAACCAAAACTCAGCGTGCTTGACAAGACAAAGAAGGACTGGGGAGAATTCAAGGACGAAAACAAGGGGCTGGAAGACGAGTTGGATGCCTACAAGAAGAGCTCAAACCAATATCTAGACAGGGTTTCCTTTTTGCAAAGAGCTGACTACCGGGAATTTGAGCGGGAGCGGGATTCCCGTCTGGCTTTGCAGGCCAAGAGGAGGCCGGACATGCGAGAGGAGCAATAG